Within the Caldilineales bacterium genome, the region CACATCGACGCCAACGGCAGCCTGATCGGCCTGATCCAGGGGGCGGGGCCAGGGCCAACCCTGCTGCTCGATGCGCATTGCGACACCGTCGGCGTGGCCCCCGGCGCGCCCTGGCGTCAGGAGCCGTTTGGAGCCGAGATCGTGGAGGATCGCATGTATGGGCGGGGGACGAGCGACATGAAGGGCGCTTTGGCGGCGATGGTGCATGCGGCGGCGGCGGTCGATCGGGCGAGCCTGGCCGGGCGGGTGGCCGTCAGCGCCACGGTCATGGAAGAGGTGATGGAGGGTGTCAGCCTGCGGGCGGTGATGGACTACGTCCAGCCAGACTTCGTCGTCATCGGCGAGGCCACCGAACTCAACCTCAACCACGGCGGCCGGGGCCGGGCCGAAGTCCAGATCGAAGCCATCGGCAAGCCCGCCCATTCCTCCACCCCCCACCTGGGCGAGAACGCCGTCCTCAAGATGCTGCCGGCCATCCAGACCATCGACCGCCTGCCCCTGCCCAGCGACCCCCTGCTCGGCCCCGGCCTCATGGCCCTCACCGACATCATCTCCGAGCCATACCCTGGCCATTCCGTCGTCCCCAGCCGCTGCCGCGTGACCTACGACCGCCGCCTCCTGACCGATGAAAGCATCGAGAGCGTCGTGACTGGGCTGAAGGCGCTGCCCGAGATGGCAAACATCCACGTGCGCATCGCCGACGGCGAGCACACCACCTACACCGGCGCCACCCTCAGCGGCCCCAAATTCTTCCCTGCCTGGAAACTTGAACCCGAACACCCCCTCGTTCAGGCATCCCTGGCGGGGCTGCGCGCGGCCGGCCTGAACCCCGGCCTTTCGGCCTATCGCTTCTGCACCAACGCCGCCTTCAGCGCCGGCTGGGCGGGCGTCCCCACCGTCGGCTTCGGCCCCTCGGCCGAGGGCCAGGCCCACGTGGTGGACGAATACATCGAACTCGATCAACTCTTCGCCGCCGCCCGCGGCTACCTCGGCATCATCCAGGCTGTGCTCGGTCGATGAGGGGCGCATGACGGTGGCGGGGATGGACATCGTGCGGCTGGCCT harbors:
- a CDS encoding YgeY family selenium metabolism-linked hydrolase, which codes for MPLTLPHLTTFLQALVRARSLSGEEGAVVQLAAAEMRLLGFDDVHIDANGSLIGLIQGAGPGPTLLLDAHCDTVGVAPGAPWRQEPFGAEIVEDRMYGRGTSDMKGALAAMVHAAAAVDRASLAGRVAVSATVMEEVMEGVSLRAVMDYVQPDFVVIGEATELNLNHGGRGRAEVQIEAIGKPAHSSTPHLGENAVLKMLPAIQTIDRLPLPSDPLLGPGLMALTDIISEPYPGHSVVPSRCRVTYDRRLLTDESIESVVTGLKALPEMANIHVRIADGEHTTYTGATLSGPKFFPAWKLEPEHPLVQASLAGLRAAGLNPGLSAYRFCTNAAFSAGWAGVPTVGFGPSAEGQAHVVDEYIELDQLFAAARGYLGIIQAVLGR